The Deltaproteobacteria bacterium genome window below encodes:
- a CDS encoding sugar phosphate isomerase/epimerase, translating into MKVSATISASGSGFAPILFQGDYAQQIQEAARIGFEAVELHIRDPNRLDRRAVLRSIKEAGVVVSTIGTGQAYVDEGIFFTSGNEEIRLAAIERIKAHVDFAAQIGARVIIGTIKGPLPEKEPERAVARARAKDCLLECAEYARESHTGLTLEAINRYESNFLNTAEEARRFIEEMGSPVVGLHLDTFHMNIEETSIERALRDNADRLVHIHLADSNRWAPGMGHLDFPSILSTLRDIGYEGYLGIECLPLPDGETAARQALGYLQNLLSEA; encoded by the coding sequence ATGAAAGTCAGTGCTACTATCTCTGCTTCTGGTTCGGGATTTGCGCCGATCTTGTTTCAGGGTGACTATGCCCAGCAGATTCAAGAGGCGGCCCGCATTGGATTTGAGGCCGTGGAACTCCACATCAGAGATCCAAACCGACTCGACCGGAGGGCCGTCCTGCGGAGCATCAAGGAGGCAGGGGTGGTTGTATCGACGATCGGAACAGGACAGGCTTACGTGGATGAGGGGATCTTCTTCACTTCGGGGAATGAGGAGATAAGACTCGCCGCGATCGAGCGGATCAAAGCCCACGTGGATTTTGCGGCACAGATCGGGGCCAGGGTGATCATCGGCACGATCAAGGGGCCTCTGCCGGAGAAAGAGCCGGAAAGGGCTGTGGCCAGGGCGAGAGCGAAGGACTGCCTGCTCGAATGTGCCGAGTATGCACGAGAGTCTCACACGGGCTTGACGCTCGAGGCCATCAACCGGTATGAGAGCAATTTTCTAAATACCGCTGAAGAGGCAAGACGTTTCATTGAGGAAATGGGATCCCCTGTGGTCGGCCTTCATCTGGACACCTTTCACATGAATATCGAGGAGACCTCTATCGAAAGAGCCTTGAGAGACAACGCCGACAGGTTGGTCCATATCCATCTCGCCGACAGCAACCGCTGGGCTCCGGGAATGGGGCATCTCGATTTCCCGTCCATCCTGTCTACCCTGCGAGACATAGGATACGAGGGGTACCTGGGGATCGAGTGCCTGCCCCTCCCTGACGGTGAGACTGCAGCAAGGCAGGCCCTCGGCTATCTTCAGAATCTGCTGTCAGAAGCCTAG
- a CDS encoding prepilin-type N-terminal cleavage/methylation domain-containing protein, with translation MTIRQEGFTLVELLVVVNIVAILATVTTVIISNYGSESRCAEIYKILPQVIRSQAFYYMKNHRYYKADHNELKSYGVDISGTKYFTYSTFPNEFSSYAVRAEATGWASGGWVLYNYRGEPTWSCDGVLIKRDWLPE, from the coding sequence ATGACCATTCGCCAAGAGGGATTTACCCTGGTCGAGCTGCTCGTGGTGGTGAATATCGTGGCCATCCTTGCGACAGTTACAACGGTTATTATCTCAAATTATGGGTCAGAATCGAGATGTGCAGAGATCTACAAGATTCTGCCTCAAGTGATTCGCTCGCAGGCCTTCTACTACATGAAGAACCACAGATACTATAAGGCTGATCACAACGAGCTCAAGAGCTACGGCGTGGATATATCAGGAACGAAATATTTCACCTACTCGACCTTCCCCAATGAGTTCTCATCATATGCAGTGAGGGCCGAGGCCACAGGGTGGGCATCGGGAGGCTGGGTATTGTACAATTACAGAGGTGAGCCCACCTGGAGTTGTGACGGCGTATTGATCAAGAGGGATTGGCTGCCTGAATGA
- a CDS encoding mandelate racemase/muconate lactonizing enzyme family protein translates to MKITGVETFLTRPNTARSGWIGGKNWLLVKVKTDAGIEGWGEAYTLPDRDKNIAQHIVELSRYIAGMNPFHIKRFVCMAYDDFAGRRGAMDLFCAVSSIEQALWDIVGKSLGTPVYNLLGGPCRDRIRVYANGWYAGARTPEELARMAAETVKSGFTALKFDPFPGPWRLFISQADEKAAAENMRAVRYAVGPDIDILVEVHRRLAPMHAIRVARMIQEFNPFWYEESVPSDNLDAMVEVRRATGLPVVTGETLYTKNAFREVLEKRAADILNPDVASCGGILELKEIAAMAEPHYVGVAPHNYNSTTVALASTIQVAATIPNFLITEYFVNFAEPGDAISVNPLRVEGGYIKIPTGPGLGLEIDEDALWRYPYQESPPRSLGSHEDHSP, encoded by the coding sequence ATGAAGATCACTGGAGTCGAGACTTTTCTCACTCGTCCCAACACGGCCAGGAGCGGTTGGATAGGGGGGAAGAACTGGCTCCTGGTGAAGGTGAAAACCGATGCGGGGATTGAGGGCTGGGGTGAGGCATATACATTGCCTGACAGGGACAAGAACATTGCCCAGCATATTGTGGAACTCTCAAGGTACATCGCAGGAATGAACCCTTTCCATATCAAAAGATTTGTCTGCATGGCATACGATGACTTTGCCGGGAGGAGAGGGGCAATGGATCTGTTTTGTGCGGTGAGCAGCATAGAACAGGCTCTATGGGACATTGTGGGCAAGTCTCTCGGCACTCCGGTGTACAATCTGCTTGGGGGGCCGTGCCGTGACAGAATAAGAGTATACGCCAACGGCTGGTACGCCGGAGCGAGGACTCCCGAGGAGCTGGCCAGGATGGCGGCTGAGACCGTGAAGTCGGGCTTCACTGCCCTCAAATTCGACCCCTTCCCCGGGCCGTGGCGCCTGTTTATCAGCCAGGCCGACGAGAAGGCGGCTGCTGAGAATATGAGGGCGGTTCGGTATGCAGTCGGTCCTGACATAGACATCCTCGTGGAGGTCCACAGGCGGCTGGCTCCCATGCACGCCATACGGGTGGCCAGAATGATCCAGGAGTTCAACCCCTTCTGGTACGAGGAGTCTGTTCCATCGGACAACCTGGATGCCATGGTCGAAGTGCGGCGGGCTACTGGGTTGCCCGTGGTAACTGGAGAGACACTTTACACCAAGAACGCTTTCCGGGAAGTGCTGGAGAAAAGGGCAGCTGATATCTTGAATCCTGACGTGGCTAGCTGCGGGGGGATCCTGGAACTCAAAGAGATCGCCGCCATGGCCGAGCCCCATTACGTTGGAGTTGCTCCTCACAATTACAATAGCACCACCGTCGCCCTGGCCTCAACCATCCAGGTAGCCGCGACTATTCCGAATTTTCTCATCACCGAGTATTTTGTGAACTTCGCCGAGCCTGGAGACGCCATATCGGTGAACCCCTTAAGAGTGGAAGGGGGTTATATCAAGATCCCTACTGGTCCTGGGCTGGGCCTCGAAATAGACGAAGATGCCCTCTGGCGATACCCTTATCAGGAGTCGCCTCCAAGAAGCCTGGGCTCACATGAAGACCACTCGCCATAG
- a CDS encoding sigma 54-interacting transcriptional regulator, whose translation MEPPKHKREAARAGLETIETFKREKFISKSEKIRQIFQLIEKIARFPDVTVLIEGETGTGKELIAEAIHYLSPRAGGPFITVNSSAIPSGLIETELFGYEGGSFTGGFRQGKKGKFEMANGGTILLDEISELPLEAQTKLLRVLEGKEFFRVGGTRKIRLDVRVIAASNKSLEEAIRAGHFREDLYYRLDVARIGIPPLRERKEDIIPIAMFYIEKLNQKFGRNFRSISEEAKSLLTSHPWKGNVRELKNAIESVLLAENGHVLEARHLSFLRFRRSVRLDKRQDGFPGELPEDGIELESVVKELIRQAVEKCGGNKAKAARLLGISKATLLYRLKKYGLKNTARTRPEFLGQEKKGRSGD comes from the coding sequence ATGGAACCTCCGAAGCACAAGAGAGAGGCGGCTCGTGCTGGCCTCGAGACCATTGAAACATTCAAACGAGAGAAGTTCATCAGCAAGAGCGAGAAAATCAGGCAGATCTTCCAGCTGATCGAGAAAATCGCGAGATTCCCGGACGTCACTGTTCTGATTGAGGGCGAAACGGGGACCGGCAAGGAGCTGATCGCCGAGGCTATCCACTATCTGAGCCCCCGGGCCGGTGGCCCTTTTATTACTGTCAACAGCAGTGCGATTCCCAGCGGCTTGATCGAAACCGAGCTATTCGGATACGAGGGGGGGAGTTTCACCGGAGGGTTCCGCCAGGGGAAAAAGGGGAAATTTGAGATGGCCAATGGGGGGACGATACTGCTTGATGAAATCAGCGAGCTTCCCCTGGAGGCGCAGACAAAGCTCCTGAGAGTTCTCGAGGGTAAAGAGTTCTTCCGCGTTGGTGGAACTCGAAAAATCCGACTGGACGTGAGGGTGATTGCAGCCTCAAACAAGAGCCTCGAAGAGGCGATAAGAGCCGGTCACTTCCGTGAAGACCTTTACTACCGGTTGGATGTAGCCAGAATAGGGATTCCTCCTCTTAGAGAGAGAAAGGAAGACATTATTCCTATTGCCATGTTCTACATAGAGAAACTGAATCAGAAATTCGGGAGGAATTTTCGGTCTATTTCCGAGGAAGCCAAGAGCCTGCTGACTTCCCATCCCTGGAAGGGGAACGTGAGAGAGCTGAAGAACGCCATCGAAAGCGTACTGCTGGCTGAAAACGGGCACGTGCTGGAGGCGAGGCACCTCTCATTCCTCCGTTTCAGGCGGTCGGTACGACTCGACAAAAGGCAGGATGGATTTCCTGGCGAGCTCCCAGAGGATGGGATTGAACTGGAGTCCGTGGTCAAGGAGCTTATCCGACAGGCTGTAGAGAAGTGTGGAGGCAACAAGGCAAAGGCCGCGAGGCTCTTGGGTATCTCTAAGGCGACGCTTCTCTATCGCCTCAAGAAATACGGCTTGAAAAACACGGCCCGTACTCGGCCGGAATTCCTCGGGCAGGAGAAAAAGGGGCGATCGGGTGACTGA